The following coding sequences are from one Bacteroidetes bacterium SB0662_bin_6 window:
- a CDS encoding DUF2795 domain-containing protein, with protein MYWSLELASYLEDAPWPATKGELIDYAERTGAPREVIENLEEMEDDGEPYESIEEVWPDYPTADDDFYFEEE; from the coding sequence ATGTACTGGAGTCTCGAATTGGCATCTTACCTTGAAGATGCGCCCTGGCCTGCAACGAAAGGCGAACTCATCGACTATGCAGAGCGTACGGGAGCTCCGCGTGAGGTTATAGAAAATCTCGAAGAGATGGAGGATGATGGCGAGCCGTACGAAAGCATTGAGGAGGTTTGGCCGGATTACCCCACGGCTGACGACGACTTTTACTTCGAGGAAGAATGA